A stretch of the Psychroserpens sp. Hel_I_66 genome encodes the following:
- a CDS encoding TIGR02281 family clan AA aspartic protease has product METLQEFMLGKGYAKIKLRFTKTNHFELKATINGVKGNFILDTGASSSCIGFEGIDNFKLIAKDSEIKAAGAGATDMLTQVSKKNTIKIGKWKKDKVVLILFNLAHVNTALIAHEANPVDGIIGADILKKSKAVIDYQKKYLYLKL; this is encoded by the coding sequence ATGGAAACTTTACAAGAATTTATGCTAGGTAAAGGCTATGCTAAAATTAAACTTAGATTTACCAAGACCAATCATTTTGAGCTAAAAGCAACCATAAATGGTGTTAAGGGAAATTTTATATTAGATACTGGTGCCTCAAGTTCTTGTATTGGTTTTGAAGGGATTGATAACTTTAAACTCATTGCCAAAGATTCTGAAATTAAAGCTGCTGGTGCTGGAGCGACAGATATGCTTACCCAAGTTTCTAAAAAGAACACCATAAAAATTGGTAAATGGAAAAAAGACAAAGTGGTACTCATACTCTTTAATTTAGCTCATGTAAATACTGCGCTCATAGCTCATGAAGCTAATCCTGTAGATGGTATTATTGGTGCAGATATCCTTAAAAAGTCAAAAGCTGTGATTGACTATCAAAAAAAATACCTGTATCTAAAATTGTAA
- a CDS encoding TatD family hydrolase: protein MIITDTHTHLYSEAFDEDRKKMIERAISQNVSRFFIPAIDSTYTDAMLKLEADFPESVFLMTGLHPTHVKDNYREELQHVEDMLAKRSFYAIGEIGIDLYWDKSTLNIQKGAFRHQINLAKQHELPIVIHCREAFDEIFEILEEKSDDDLFGIFHCFTGNLEQAKQAISYNMKLGIGGVATFKNGKIDQFLNQIDLKHVVLETDAPYLAPKPYRGKRNESSYIVKVVEKLAEIYNISEEKIAEITTQNSKDIFGI, encoded by the coding sequence ATGATAATTACAGATACACATACACATCTTTACAGTGAAGCTTTTGATGAAGACCGAAAGAAAATGATAGAAAGGGCAATCTCGCAAAATGTTTCGCGCTTTTTTATTCCTGCAATAGACTCCACTTATACAGATGCAATGTTAAAACTCGAAGCAGATTTTCCAGAGTCGGTTTTTTTAATGACGGGTTTGCACCCAACACACGTTAAAGATAATTATAGAGAAGAATTGCAGCATGTAGAAGATATGCTTGCCAAACGATCTTTTTACGCCATAGGTGAAATAGGTATTGATCTATATTGGGACAAATCCACTCTCAATATTCAAAAAGGTGCTTTTAGACATCAAATTAATTTAGCAAAGCAGCACGAATTGCCAATCGTTATTCATTGTAGAGAAGCTTTTGATGAGATTTTTGAAATCCTTGAAGAAAAGAGCGATGATGATCTCTTCGGAATTTTCCATTGCTTCACCGGAAATTTAGAACAAGCAAAACAAGCCATTTCTTACAACATGAAATTAGGCATAGGAGGCGTAGCAACGTTTAAAAACGGAAAAATTGATCAGTTTCTCAATCAAATAGATCTAAAGCACGTTGTTCTAGAAACAGATGCGCCTTACCTAGCACCAAAACCATATCGAGGCAAACGCAACGAAAGTAGTTACATTGTTAAGGTAGTTGAGAAATTAGCTGAAATTTATAATATTTCCGAAGAAAAAATTGCGGAAATTACTACTCAAAATTCTAAAGATATCTTCGGAATATAG
- a CDS encoding response regulator produces MSTSIIIADDHPLILKGLNDFLIEKKFNVIASAKNGKEAFTLISAHQPDLAILDIQMPILTGLQVAEKCKEANLNTKIIIITFEKSEEIYIKAKSLGIYGYILKEFAIAEIEHCIANVLEERSYFSPELIEYLEIKETPEDLKTLTDTEMKVLKFIVKSKTAKEIANVLCISDRTVEKHKSNIRHKLKLESNPSSIALFAKEHQEFLLEYT; encoded by the coding sequence ATGTCAACCTCAATCATCATAGCAGACGATCATCCTTTAATATTAAAAGGGTTAAATGATTTTCTAATAGAAAAAAAGTTCAATGTTATTGCAAGTGCAAAAAATGGTAAAGAGGCTTTTACCCTTATCAGCGCTCACCAACCAGATCTAGCAATATTAGATATTCAAATGCCTATTCTTACAGGTTTACAAGTTGCAGAAAAATGCAAAGAAGCCAATCTCAATACTAAAATAATAATCATCACTTTTGAAAAGAGTGAGGAAATCTACATTAAGGCTAAATCTTTAGGGATTTATGGGTATATACTCAAGGAGTTTGCCATTGCTGAAATAGAGCACTGTATTGCCAATGTGCTTGAGGAACGATCTTATTTTAGCCCAGAACTTATTGAATATCTTGAAATAAAGGAAACGCCAGAAGATTTAAAAACTTTGACAGATACTGAAATGAAAGTGCTCAAGTTCATCGTAAAAAGCAAAACTGCAAAAGAAATTGCCAACGTACTTTGCATATCTGACCGAACGGTTGAAAAACATAAAAGCAACATTCGTCACAAACTCAAATTAGAATCCAACCCAAGTAGTATTGCTTTATTTGCAAAAGAGCATCAAGAGTTCTTATTAGAGTATACATAA